A genomic segment from Necator americanus strain Aroian chromosome III, whole genome shotgun sequence encodes:
- a CDS encoding hypothetical protein (NECATOR_CHRIII.G9158.T1) translates to MNLRTSLFFLAVAVITASANIIRERRQCDCAQTQALCSCSPLQFQQMQCSCQSQPVEPSCGCGSIQLQPIQIATPQCQPACQQSCAQQCATSSLSSCQQNCQVSCQSSCTPQYQPVVQCQPACQSICQQSCVAQQQPVAFCNNQCQTQCAGACGEQQVVATQVNVYQDCQPACQQQCVQGCGAQLSPVACSNQCQTQCTSTCGAPNLAPITYESQCIPACQPTCQPSCVQQHHQLVVRQEACMPQCQVQCQASCVGQQPVAPCLDTCQTQCSQTCVSAEPVTQCVQSCMPACEPTCIAQQPMCVQQCQQQCVQQSVQCQQCQVACQAQEPQVVQVTMQSSIAQSTQCQPQCESTCVTQCTQQNQPIVSCQPACVQSCQQSCAVAQPSMMACQPSAQPCQCLSGYAPCGSGTRCCRRHR, encoded by the exons ATGAACCTTCGCACTTCTTTATTCTTCCTCGCCGTAGCGGTCATCACTGCATCG GCCAACATTATCCGAGAAAGACGCCAGTGCGATTGCGCTCAAACCCAAGCGCTATGTTCCTGCTCACCGCTCCAATTCCAACAAATGCAGTGCTCATGTCAGAGTCAACCCGTGGAGCCGAGCTGTGGATGCGGAAGCATTCAATTGCAGCCCATACAAATCGCCACCCCACAATGTCAACCGGCCTGCCAGCAGAGTTGTGCCCAACAGTGCGCTACTTCGTCTTTGAGCAGCTGTCAGCAAAATTGCCAAGTCTCTTGTCAATCGTCATGCACACCACAGTATCAGCCAGTTGTACAATGTCAACCAGCTTGTCAGAGCATTTGCCAGCAATCCTGTGTGGCTCAGCAACAACCTGTTGCATTCTGTAACAACCAGTGCCAGACTCAGTGTGCTGGTGCCTGTGGAGAGCAGCAAGTCGTTGCCACCCAAGTGAATGTTTACCAGGACTGCCAGCCGGCTTGTCAGCAACAATGCGTACAAGGTTGTGGCGCCCAACTATCGCCCGTCGCCTGCTCGAACCAATGCCAGACTCAGTGCACCAGTACGTGCGGTGCTCCCAATCTAGCACCAATCACCTACGAGTCGCAGTGTATTCCAGCTTGCCAGCCGACTTGCCAACCGTCTTGCGTACAACAACATCATCAGCTGGTCGTGCGACAGGAAGCCTGCATGCCACAATGCCAAGTCCAATGCCAGGCATCATGTGTCGGCCAGCAGCCCGTCGCTCCCTGCTTGGACACTTGTCAGACTCAGTGCTCTCAAACATGTGTGTCTGCTGAGCCTGTGACGCAATGTGTTCAGTCGTGTATGCCAGCTTGTGAGCCGACTTGTATCGCTCAGCAGCCTATGTGTGTCCAGCAATGCCAGCAGCAATGTGTACAGCAGAGTGTGCAATGCCAGCAATGCCAGGTCGCCTGCCAAGCACAGGAACCGCAAGTGGTCCAGGTGACGATGCAGTCCAGCATCGCTCAGTCCACCCAATGCCAACCTCAGTGCGAGTCCACTTGCGTCACTCAGTGCACGCAGCAGAATCAACCCATCGTATCGTGTCAACCAGCCTGTGTTCAGAGTTGTCAACAATCCTGTGCTGTCGCCCAACCGTCCATGATGGCCTGTCAGCCCAGCGCACAGCCGTGCCAATGCTTGTCCGGATACGCTCCGTGCGGTAGTGGAACACGATGCTGCCGTCGTCATCGTTGA
- a CDS encoding hypothetical protein (NECATOR_CHRIII.G9158.T2) gives MQCSCQSQPVEPSCGCGSIQLQPIQIATPQCQPACQQSCAQQCATSSLSSCQQNCQVSCQSSCTPQYQPVVQCQPACQSICQQSCVAQQQPVAFCNNQCQTQCAGACGEQQVVATQVNVYQDCQPACQQQCVQGCGAQLSPVACSNQCQTQCTSTCGAPNLAPITYESQCIPACQPTCQPSCVQQHHQLVVRQEACMPQCQVQCQASCVGQQPVAPCLDTCQTQCSQTCVSAEPVTQCVQSCMPACEPTCIAQQPMCVQQCQQQCVQQSVQCQQCQVACQAQEPQVVQVTMQSSIAQSTQCQPQCESTCVTQCTQQNQPIVSCQPACVQSCQQSCAVAQPSMMACQPSAQPCQCLSGYAPCGSGTRCCRRHR, from the coding sequence ATGCAGTGCTCATGTCAGAGTCAACCCGTGGAGCCGAGCTGTGGATGCGGAAGCATTCAATTGCAGCCCATACAAATCGCCACCCCACAATGTCAACCGGCCTGCCAGCAGAGTTGTGCCCAACAGTGCGCTACTTCGTCTTTGAGCAGCTGTCAGCAAAATTGCCAAGTCTCTTGTCAATCGTCATGCACACCACAGTATCAGCCAGTTGTACAATGTCAACCAGCTTGTCAGAGCATTTGCCAGCAATCCTGTGTGGCTCAGCAACAACCTGTTGCATTCTGTAACAACCAGTGCCAGACTCAGTGTGCTGGTGCCTGTGGAGAGCAGCAAGTCGTTGCCACCCAAGTGAATGTTTACCAGGACTGCCAGCCGGCTTGTCAGCAACAATGCGTACAAGGTTGTGGCGCCCAACTATCGCCCGTCGCCTGCTCGAACCAATGCCAGACTCAGTGCACCAGTACGTGCGGTGCTCCCAATCTAGCACCAATCACCTACGAGTCGCAGTGTATTCCAGCTTGCCAGCCGACTTGCCAACCGTCTTGCGTACAACAACATCATCAGCTGGTCGTGCGACAGGAAGCCTGCATGCCACAATGCCAAGTCCAATGCCAGGCATCATGTGTCGGCCAGCAGCCCGTCGCTCCCTGCTTGGACACTTGTCAGACTCAGTGCTCTCAAACATGTGTGTCTGCTGAGCCTGTGACGCAATGTGTTCAGTCGTGTATGCCAGCTTGTGAGCCGACTTGTATCGCTCAGCAGCCTATGTGTGTCCAGCAATGCCAGCAGCAATGTGTACAGCAGAGTGTGCAATGCCAGCAATGCCAGGTCGCCTGCCAAGCACAGGAACCGCAAGTGGTCCAGGTGACGATGCAGTCCAGCATCGCTCAGTCCACCCAATGCCAACCTCAGTGCGAGTCCACTTGCGTCACTCAGTGCACGCAGCAGAATCAACCCATCGTATCGTGTCAACCAGCCTGTGTTCAGAGTTGTCAACAATCCTGTGCTGTCGCCCAACCGTCCATGATGGCCTGTCAGCCCAGCGCACAGCCGTGCCAATGCTTGTCCGGATACGCTCCGTGCGGTAGTGGAACACGATGCTGCCGTCGTCATCGTTGA
- a CDS encoding hypothetical protein (NECATOR_CHRIII.G9159.T1), whose amino-acid sequence MCSPAPSQQMSCSCQSQPIYTQAQPAQSCGCAQSTTQQTLQYSTTQCQPACQQSCAQQCSTSTAYDCQPNCQTSCQASCTPSYNTAAAPVTNQCQPACQQQCQQSCVQQQQPVAQCNTQCQQQCDVACAAPQQQQPQQQVVQVQISLPVAQQQSAQCQPACQQQCQQSCTAQQIPTAQCADQCQAQCVDACGTSSQLPPITYDNNNNYNNNQCAPACQPACQPACTEQYQQQQPQQQYQQQYQPQQQYQPLPSSQPIYQVSSTVAPQRDYGCMPQCQTQCQSSCVAQQQPVSQCLDSCSSQCSQSCGQPTVQAQPQCVSACMPACDNSCVAAQQPVQQSCAQQCQPQCTPSQPAVQCQQCQTACSDSQPTQQVIQIVLQQSVAQSAQCQPQCETSCVSQCTQQNQSMASCQPACTQSCTSSCAASPLATPAVVACQPSSATSSCQCQTGYSPCANSNQCCRRR is encoded by the coding sequence ATGTGCTCACCAGCTCCTTCCCAGCAGATGTCATGCTCATGCCAGAGCCAGCCAATTTACACACAAGCTCAGCCCGCTCAATCATGTGGATGTGCTCAGTCGACGACACAGCAGACACTTCAGTACTCCACCACGCAATGTCAACCAGCTTGCCAACAGAGCTGTGCTCAACAGTGCTCCACCTCGACGGCTTACGATTGTCAGCCAAACTGTCAGACTTCATGCCAAGCTTCGTGTACTCCATCCTATAACACAGCTGCAGCTCCAGTGACCAACCAATGCCAACCAGCTTGTCAACAGCAATGCCAGCAGTCCTGCGTCCAACAGCAGCAGCCTGTAGCTCAGTGCAACACTCAATGTCAGCAACAATGCGATGTCGCCTGCGCCGCGCCTCAGCAGCAGCAACCACAGCAGCAGGTCGTCCAGGTCCAGATCTCTCTTCCCGTAGCACAACAACAAAGCGCACAGTGCCAACCAGCTTGCCAGCAACAGTGCCAGCAATCTTGCACCGCTCAACAGATCCCTACTGCTCAGTGCGCTGATCAGTGCCAAGCGCAATGTGTCGACGCTTGTGGAACCTCATCTCAGCTTCCTCCGATCACctacgacaacaacaacaattacaACAACAACCAGTGTGCTCCCGCCTGTCAACCAGCCTGTCAGCCAGCCTGCACCGAGCAATACCAGCAGCAGCAACCTCAACAACAATACCAACAACAGTACCAACCTCAACAGCAATATCAACCTCTACCTTCATCTCAACCCATCTACCAGGTTTCTTCAACTGTTGCACCTCAACGTGACTACGGTTGCATGCCACAATGCCAGACTCAATGCCAGTCGTCCTGCGTCGCTCAGCAGCAACCCGTTTCTCAGTGCCTTGATAGCTGCAGCTCACAGTGCTCGCAGAGCTGTGGACAGCCAACAGTTCAAGCCCAACCTCAGTGTGTTTCCGCTTGCATGCCAGCCTGTGACAACTCCTGCGTCGCTGCTCAACAGCCTGTGCAACAGTCTTGTGCTCAGCAATGCCAACCCCAATGTACTCCCAGCCAACCAGCCGTCCAATGCCAGCAGTGCCAAACCGCTTGCTCCGATTCACAGCCAACTCAGCAAGTCATCCAGATCGTTCTCCAGCAGAGCGTCGCTCAATCCGCTCAATGCCAACCACAATGCGAGACCAGCTGCGTCTCTCAGTGCACCCAACAAAACCAGTCCATGGCATCTTGCCAGCCAGCCTGCACTCAGAGTTGCACTAGCTCGTGCGCTGCTTCTCCACTAGCTACACCTGCCGTCGTCGCTTGCCAACCATCATCGGCTACCTCGTCGTGCCAGTGCCAGACTGGATACTCACCATGCGCCAACAGCAACCAGTGCTGCCGTCGTCGTTAA
- a CDS encoding hypothetical protein (NECATOR_CHRIII.G9159.T2) — MSCSCQSQPIYTQAQPAQSCGCAQSTTQQTLQYSTTQCQPACQQSCAQQCSTSTAYDCQPNCQTSCQASCTPSYNTAAAPVTNQCQPACQQQCQQSCVQQQQPVAQCNTQCQQQCDVACAAPQQQQPQQQVVQVQISLPVAQQQSAQCQPACQQQCQQSCTAQQIPTAQCADQCQAQCVDACGTSSQLPPITYDNNNNYNNNQCAPACQPACQPACTEQYQQQQPQQQYQQQYQPQQQYQPLPSSQPIYQVSSTVAPQRDYGCMPQCQTQCQSSCVAQQQPVSQCLDSCSSQCSQSCGQPTVQAQPQCVSACMPACDNSCVAAQQPVQQSCAQQCQPQCTPSQPAVQCQQCQTACSDSQPTQQVIQIVLQQSVAQSAQCQPQCETSCVSQCTQQNQSMASCQPACTQSCTSSCAASPLATPAVVACQPSSATSSCQCQTGYSPCANSNQCCRRR; from the coding sequence ATGTCATGCTCATGCCAGAGCCAGCCAATTTACACACAAGCTCAGCCCGCTCAATCATGTGGATGTGCTCAGTCGACGACACAGCAGACACTTCAGTACTCCACCACGCAATGTCAACCAGCTTGCCAACAGAGCTGTGCTCAACAGTGCTCCACCTCGACGGCTTACGATTGTCAGCCAAACTGTCAGACTTCATGCCAAGCTTCGTGTACTCCATCCTATAACACAGCTGCAGCTCCAGTGACCAACCAATGCCAACCAGCTTGTCAACAGCAATGCCAGCAGTCCTGCGTCCAACAGCAGCAGCCTGTAGCTCAGTGCAACACTCAATGTCAGCAACAATGCGATGTCGCCTGCGCCGCGCCTCAGCAGCAGCAACCACAGCAGCAGGTCGTCCAGGTCCAGATCTCTCTTCCCGTAGCACAACAACAAAGCGCACAGTGCCAACCAGCTTGCCAGCAACAGTGCCAGCAATCTTGCACCGCTCAACAGATCCCTACTGCTCAGTGCGCTGATCAGTGCCAAGCGCAATGTGTCGACGCTTGTGGAACCTCATCTCAGCTTCCTCCGATCACctacgacaacaacaacaattacaACAACAACCAGTGTGCTCCCGCCTGTCAACCAGCCTGTCAGCCAGCCTGCACCGAGCAATACCAGCAGCAGCAACCTCAACAACAATACCAACAACAGTACCAACCTCAACAGCAATATCAACCTCTACCTTCATCTCAACCCATCTACCAGGTTTCTTCAACTGTTGCACCTCAACGTGACTACGGTTGCATGCCACAATGCCAGACTCAATGCCAGTCGTCCTGCGTCGCTCAGCAGCAACCCGTTTCTCAGTGCCTTGATAGCTGCAGCTCACAGTGCTCGCAGAGCTGTGGACAGCCAACAGTTCAAGCCCAACCTCAGTGTGTTTCCGCTTGCATGCCAGCCTGTGACAACTCCTGCGTCGCTGCTCAACAGCCTGTGCAACAGTCTTGTGCTCAGCAATGCCAACCCCAATGTACTCCCAGCCAACCAGCCGTCCAATGCCAGCAGTGCCAAACCGCTTGCTCCGATTCACAGCCAACTCAGCAAGTCATCCAGATCGTTCTCCAGCAGAGCGTCGCTCAATCCGCTCAATGCCAACCACAATGCGAGACCAGCTGCGTCTCTCAGTGCACCCAACAAAACCAGTCCATGGCATCTTGCCAGCCAGCCTGCACTCAGAGTTGCACTAGCTCGTGCGCTGCTTCTCCACTAGCTACACCTGCCGTCGTCGCTTGCCAACCATCATCGGCTACCTCGTCGTGCCAGTGCCAGACTGGATACTCACCATGCGCCAACAGCAACCAGTGCTGCCGTCGTCGTTAA
- a CDS encoding hypothetical protein (NECATOR_CHRIII.G9160.T1) gives MSDPIGTRGVLVTGVILGGTILAALLYYQATKPKRRSASKAAGVPGLHNLGNTCYANALLQGLSSLPSMVRWLKEIDTTSSDLRHGFLDELKEVVLKLNDGSTALYDVGGVMTTLAKHKWNITVGVEHDLHELLNVFATTWEEELQVTKRRLLSSSLWQFNEIDSTPEGNGKETVQSSGDVQLSLVSRRELVFRRCADVVRVEAKLRAPCFGLTATELRCCQKNCGFKKVRYDTFGVISLAIPKIFMGMPVTIEALLRKYFCMEVIRGATCDRCKSQTGKRDSGLFKKQGLSK, from the exons ATGTCCGACCCAATTGGGACGCGTGGGGTTTTGGTGACGGGCGTCATTCTTGGTGGTACGATACTAGCAGCCTTGCTCTACTACCAAGCAACGAAGCCGAAGAGGCGATCTG CATCCAAAGCTGCTGGGGTTCCTGGTTTACATAATCTGGGGAACACATGCTACGCAAATGCACTTCTGCAAGGTTTATCAAG CCTGCCCTCGATGGTGCGATGGCTGAAAGAAATCGACACTACCTCAAGCGACCTAAGACATGGATTCTTGGACGAACTGAAAGAAGTGGTACTGA AACTCAACGATGGATCAACTGCTTTATACGATGTCGGCGGTGTTATGACAACTCTTGCGAAGCATAAATGGAATATTACTGTTG GCGTTGAACATGACCTTCACGAGCTATTAAATGTGTTTGCAACAACATGGGAGGAAGAGCTACAAGTGACAAAACGGAGGTTACTCTCGTCATCGTTGTGGCAATTCAACGAG ATCGATTCGACTCCCGAGGGCAACGGAAAAGAAACTGTGCAGTCATCTGGCGATGTACAGCTGTCCCTTGTTAGCAGAAGGGAGCTTGTGTTTAGAAG ATGTGCGGATGTTGTACGAGTTGAGGCGAAACTGCGAGCGCCGTGCTTCGGCCTTACTGCGACAGAACTGCGTTGCTGTCAAAAGAACTGTGGTTTTAAG aaGGTGCGATATGATACATTTGGCGTTATTTCGTTGGCGATTCCGAAAATATTCATGGGGATG CCAGTGACTATCGAAGCATTACTGAGGAAGTATTTTTGTATGGAGGTAATTCGAGGTGCAACCTGTGACCGCTGTAAATCACAAACTGGTAAACGTGATAGTGGCTTGTTCAAGAAGCAAGGATTGAGTAAG TGA